The following coding sequences lie in one Lemur catta isolate mLemCat1 chromosome 11, mLemCat1.pri, whole genome shotgun sequence genomic window:
- the LOC123647187 gene encoding olfactory receptor 2A1/2A42 — protein sequence MGENQTMVTQVILLGFLVGRRIQMLLFGLFSLFYILTLLGNGVILGLICLDSRLHTPMYFFLSHLAIVDIAYACSTVPQMLVNLLNPAKPISFTGCLTQTFLFMSFAHTECLLLVVMSYDRYVAICHPLRYSVIMSWRVCTILAVTSWACGSLLALVHVVLILRLPFCGPHEINHFFCEILSVLKLACADTWLNKAVIFAASVFILVGPPCLVLVSYSRILLAILRIQAGEGRRKAFSTCSSHLCVVGLFFGNAIVMYMAPKSRHPEEQQKVLFLFYSFFNPMLNPLIYSLRNAEVKGALRRALCNGCHSHLGQRVNLQPQ from the coding sequence ATGGGGGAAAACCAAACAATGGTTACACAGGTCATCCTACTGGGATTCCTTGTTGGCAGAAGGATTCAGATGCTTCTCTTTGGGCTCTTCTCCCTGTTCTACATCCTCACCCTGCTGGGGAATGGGGTCATCCTGGGACTTATCTGCCTGGACTCCAGActgcacacccccatgtacttcttcctctcACACCTCGCCATCGTCGACATCGCCTATGCCTGCAGCACGGTGCCCCAGATGCTGGTGAACCTCCTGAACCCAGCCAAGCCCATCTCCTTCACTGGCTGCTTGACGCAGACCTTTCTCTTTATGAGTTTTGCACATACCGAATGTCTTCTCCTGGTGGTGATGTCCTATGACCGGtatgtggccatctgccaccCCCTCCGATATTCTGTCATCATGAGCTGGAGAGTGTGCACCATCCTGGCCGTCACTTCCTGGGCATGTGGCTCCCTCCTGGCCCTGGTCCATGTGGTTCTCATCCTGAGACTGCCCTTCTGTGGGCCTCATGAAATCAACCACTTCTTCTGTGAAATCCTGTCTGTCCTCAAGCTGGCCTGTGCTGACACCTGGCTCAACAAAGCTGTCATCTTTGCTGCTTCCGTGTTCATCCTGGTGGGACCCCCCTGCTTGGTGCTGGTCTCCTACTCGCGCATCCTGCTGGCCATCCTGAGGATCCAGGCAGGGGAGGGCCGCAGaaaggccttctccacctgctcctcccacctctgcgTGGTCGGGCTCTTCTTTGGCAATGCCATCGTCATGTACATGGCCCCCAAATCCCGCCATCCTGAAGAGCAGCAGAAGGTCCTTTTCCTGTTTTACAGCTTTTTCAACCCCATGCTGAACCCCCTGATCTACAGCCTGAGGAATGCAGAGGTCAAGGGTGCCCTGAGGAGAGCACTGTGCAATGGATGTCATTCCCATCTGGGGCAGCGTGTGAATCTCCAGCCTCAGTAG
- the LOC123647092 gene encoding olfactory receptor 2A7, with protein MGDNITTITEFLLLGFSLGPKIQMLLFGLFSMFYILTLLGNGVILGLLSLDSRLHSPMYFFLSHLAIIDIAYACNTVPQMLVNLLNPAKPISFAGCMTQTFLYLTFAVTECLLLVMMSYDRYVAICHPLRYSAIMTWRVCIILAVTSWTTGVFLALIHVVLLVSLPFCRPQKINHFFCEIIAVIKLACADTHINENMVLAGAISVLVGPLSSIVVSYTCILCAILRIQSGEGQRKAFSTCSSHLCVVGLFYGTAIIMYVGPQYGNPKEQKKYLLLFHSLFNPMLNPLIYSLRNSEVKNSLKKVLGVERAL; from the coding sequence ATGGGAGACAATATAACAACCATCACAGAGTTCCTGCTCCTGGGATTTTCACTTGGCCCAAAGATTCAGATGCTTCTCTTTGGGCTCTTCTCCATGTTCTACATCCTCACCCTGCTGGGGAACGGGGTCATCCTGGGGCTCCTCTCCCTGGACTCCAGACTGCACagccccatgtacttcttcctctcACACCTGGCCATTATTGACATCGCCTATGCCTGCAACACGGTGCCCCAGATGCTGGTGAACCTCCTGAACCCAGCCAAGCCCATCTCCTTCGCTGGCTGCATGACACAGACCTTTCTCTATTTGACATTTGCTGTCACAGAATGTCTTCTCCTGGTGATGATGTCCTATGACAGGtatgtggccatctgccaccCCCTCCGATATTCTGCCATTATGACCTGGAGAGTCTGCATTATCCTAGCAGTGACTTCCTGGACCACTGGAGTCTTTCTAGCCTTGATTCACGTAGTGTTACTTGTATCTTTACCCTTCTGTAGGCCCCAGAAAATCAACCACTTTTTCTGTGAGATCATAGCTGTAATCAAGCTTGCCTGTGCAGATACACATATCAATGAAAACATGGTCTTGGCTGGAGCAATTTCTGTACTGGTGGGACCCTTGTCCTCAATTGTAGTTTCATATACATGCATCCTCTGTGCCATCCTCAGGATCCAGTCAGGGGAAGGTCAAAGAaaagccttctccacctgctcctcccacctctgtgtgGTTGGACTCTTCTATGGCACAGCCATTATCATGTATGTTGGGCCTCAATATGGGAACCCCAAGGAGCAGAAGAAATATCTCCTGCTGTTTCACAGCCTATTCAATCCCATGCTCAACCCCCTGATCTACAGTCTTAGGAACTCAGAAGTGAAGAATTCTTTGAAGAAGGTGCTGGGAGTAGAAAGAGCTTTATGA